The sequence TTTTGTTGTTTCTAAATTTAAAATTGAGAGATATTTATCATCTTTGAATTCACACTTCTTTATGTACTTCTCTAGTTGTGCCTTTTCTCTTTCTGTTTTTTCTACCTCTTTCTTCTTCTTATTATTATTCTTATTATTACTATTATTATTAATACACTCCCATTTTTCTACACTCCCATTTTTCTTTAGACTCCCATTATTAGTGCATGTTTGTTGATGATATAAGTTAGCACGTTGTTGAAATCTTTCTTCTTTTTTGTCTTTAAAATGTTTATTGATTTTATAGTGACATACTTTTTTAGAAAATCTAAGTTTATAGTGAATTTCGGTACCGCAATTTTCTCCTAAATGTCTGTAATAGTTACTAGTTACTTGAAATTCTTTTTCTAGTTTGTATAAATAATTTTGTAGAGTTTTGAGTGTAGCTTTTTTTTGACCATTGTTGTTTAAGTTATTATTAAAGTAATAGAGTATTTTATTTTGATTATATTTTTTAAACTTAGAATTTACAAAATTTAATGTTGATATTAAAACGATTAATTTGTGTTGGTATTTATTGATGGGCTTTTTTTTGCTTATCATTTATTTTCTCCTGTAGTATGAACATATAAGTCCATGATAACGTAATTCTTATTAAAAAGTAAACCTATTCTTAATAAAAATATTTTTTTGTAAAAAATATTATAAATATTATAGCAAAAAGTTGATAAAAATAGTTTTTGATATATATTGATTTTTATAAATTTATAGTATAGGAGTTTTTTTATGAAAAATGAAAATAATATTACAAAAATTAATAATGGAGTAAAAAAGATGAGACAGCAAGATTTATACACCCAACAAGTTATTAAAGGTTTAGAATCTTTTGTTCCAACCGTAGATTCTGATAATAATAAACAAACTAATGTAAGTAAAATGAGCAAAATAGGACGTAAA is a genomic window of Borrelia hispanica CRI containing:
- a CDS encoding plasmid maintenance protein; protein product: MISKKKPINKYQHKLIVLISTLNFVNSKFKKYNQNKILYYFNNNLNNNGQKKATLKTLQNYLYKLEKEFQVTSNYYRHLGENCGTEIHYKLRFSKKVCHYKINKHFKDKKEERFQQRANLYHQQTCTNNGSLKKNGSVEKWECINNNSNNKNNNKKKKEVEKTEREKAQLEKYIKKCEFKDDKYLSILNLETTKEIKIKKLIALKKEENRKEREQNKSKKLEEKQKELEKILGETKEGLKKEGYNEKQLETEIQKAYEKYKDKPHFIVESGKYGDLGQIVKRIKKTVEREKKGRKEDQQQIRNNIFSILLDQLKNKVEVKVLAPILKNYLNKQVDLKYSQVFNNHYYYEILEMVEGKEHLRIEGYEKIVD